From the Solanum stenotomum isolate F172 chromosome 4, ASM1918654v1, whole genome shotgun sequence genome, one window contains:
- the LOC125862567 gene encoding protein CfxQ homolog isoform X2 has product MNATLLWCRRLFMLLLVTTMSKYSSFCSVGLAQRRWSWKPRTCTERHHCTWQPRMVVMKQQRCFLLMVLLLKPEPMCNGMTPLHLAVWHSLRAEDYTTVKTLLEYNADCSAEDDEGKTPINHLSQGPGNEKLRELLHQYLDEQRKRKAIEACSQTKAKMDELESELSKIVGLDELKLQLRKWAKGMLLDERRKALGLKIGARRPPHMAFLGNPGTGKTMVARILGKLLHMVGILPTNKVTEVQRTDLVGEFVGHTGPKTRRKIQEAEGGILFVDEAYRLIPMQKSDDKDYGLEALEEIMSVMDSGKIVVIFAGYSEPMKRVITSNEGFCRRVTKFFHFDNFSSEDLATILHLKMTNQADCSLLYGFKLHPSCSVDAVAALIKEGTTEKQRKEMNGGLVDPLLVNARENLDLRLSFDCIDSDELLTITPEDLKAGLQLLSQTGVA; this is encoded by the exons ATGAACGCAACCCTGTT ATGGTGCAGACGCCTCTTCATGTTGCTGCTGGTTACAACAATGTCGAAATACTCAAGTTTTTGCTCAGTTGGCCTGGCCCAGAGAAGGTGGAGCTGGAAGCCAAGAACATG TACGGAGAGACACCATTGCACATGGCAGCCAAGAATGGTTGTAATGAAACAGCAAAGATGCTTCTTGCTCATGGTGCTCTTGTTGAAGCCAGAGCCAATGTGT AATGGGATGACTCCGCTGCACCTTGCTGTTTGGCACTCACTACGAGCCGAAGATTATACAACAGTAAAGACATTGTTGGAGTATAACGCGGATTGTAGTGCTGAAGATGAT GAGGGAAAGACCCCTATAAATCATCTCTCTCAAGGCCCTGGAAATGAAAAATTGCGCGAACTTCTCCACCAGTATCTTGATGAACAAAGAAAACGTAAAGCCATTGAAGCATGTAGCCAGACCAAAGCTAAAATGGATGAACTGGAAAGCGAATTATCTAAAATAGTGGGGTTAGATGAACTTAAACTGCAACTCCGCAAATGGGCAAAGGGGATGCTCTTGGATGAGAGGCGTAAGGCCCTAGGGCTTAAAATCGGTGCAAGAAGACCACCCCATATGGCTTTCCTTGGTAACCCTGGAACAG GAAAAACTATGGTTGCTCGAATTCTTGGAAAATTGCTTCATATGGTGGGGATTCTTCCCACCAATAAGGTGACAGAGGTGCAGAGAACGGATCTGGTTGGTGAATTTGTTGGTCATACAGGGCCAAAGACAAGGAGAAAG ATCCAAGAAGCTGAAGGGGGGATTCTTTTTGTTGATGAAGCCTATCGATTAATACCTATGCAGAAGTCGGATGACAAGGACTATGGTTTGGAAGCACTAGAAGAGATAATGTCTGTTATGGACAGCGGGAAAATTGTAGTAATTTTTGCAGGTTACAGTGAACCAATGAAGCGCGTGATCACTTCTAATGAAGGTTTCTGTAGAAGAGTAACAAAGTTTTTCCATTTTGATAACTTTAGCTCTGAAGACCTTGCCACAATTCTTCATCTTAAAATGACCAATCAAGCTGATTGTAGCTTGCTATACGGATTCAAGTTGCATCCTTCATGTAGCGTTGATGCTGTTGCAGCACTTATCAAGGAAGGAACCACTGAAAAACAGCGCAAGGAGATGAATGGAGGTCTGGTCGATCCATTGCTAGTTAATGCAAGAGAGAATTTGGACCTGAGACTCAGTTTTGACTGTATAGACTCAGACGAACTACTAACAATTACTCCAGAGGATTTAAAAGCTGGTCTTCAATTGTTATCGCAAACAGGAGTAGCTTAG
- the LOC125862567 gene encoding protein CfxQ homolog isoform X1 encodes MQRTRDQRSRSSRPITIHGLAQSGDVVAFKKLLNDNPFLLNERNPVMVQTPLHVAAGYNNVEILKFLLSWPGPEKVELEAKNMYGETPLHMAAKNGCNETAKMLLAHGALVEARANNGMTPLHLAVWHSLRAEDYTTVKTLLEYNADCSAEDDEGKTPINHLSQGPGNEKLRELLHQYLDEQRKRKAIEACSQTKAKMDELESELSKIVGLDELKLQLRKWAKGMLLDERRKALGLKIGARRPPHMAFLGNPGTGKTMVARILGKLLHMVGILPTNKVTEVQRTDLVGEFVGHTGPKTRRKIQEAEGGILFVDEAYRLIPMQKSDDKDYGLEALEEIMSVMDSGKIVVIFAGYSEPMKRVITSNEGFCRRVTKFFHFDNFSSEDLATILHLKMTNQADCSLLYGFKLHPSCSVDAVAALIKEGTTEKQRKEMNGGLVDPLLVNARENLDLRLSFDCIDSDELLTITPEDLKAGLQLLSQTGVA; translated from the exons ATGCAGAGGACAAGGGATCAACGTTCAAGATCTTCCAGACCCATTACCATTCATGGGTTAGCACAATCTGGGGATGTTGTTGCCTTTAAAAAGTTGCTTAATGACAACCCTTTTCTTCTTAATGAACGCAACCCTGTT ATGGTGCAGACGCCTCTTCATGTTGCTGCTGGTTACAACAATGTCGAAATACTCAAGTTTTTGCTCAGTTGGCCTGGCCCAGAGAAGGTGGAGCTGGAAGCCAAGAACATG TACGGAGAGACACCATTGCACATGGCAGCCAAGAATGGTTGTAATGAAACAGCAAAGATGCTTCTTGCTCATGGTGCTCTTGTTGAAGCCAGAGCCAAT AATGGGATGACTCCGCTGCACCTTGCTGTTTGGCACTCACTACGAGCCGAAGATTATACAACAGTAAAGACATTGTTGGAGTATAACGCGGATTGTAGTGCTGAAGATGAT GAGGGAAAGACCCCTATAAATCATCTCTCTCAAGGCCCTGGAAATGAAAAATTGCGCGAACTTCTCCACCAGTATCTTGATGAACAAAGAAAACGTAAAGCCATTGAAGCATGTAGCCAGACCAAAGCTAAAATGGATGAACTGGAAAGCGAATTATCTAAAATAGTGGGGTTAGATGAACTTAAACTGCAACTCCGCAAATGGGCAAAGGGGATGCTCTTGGATGAGAGGCGTAAGGCCCTAGGGCTTAAAATCGGTGCAAGAAGACCACCCCATATGGCTTTCCTTGGTAACCCTGGAACAG GAAAAACTATGGTTGCTCGAATTCTTGGAAAATTGCTTCATATGGTGGGGATTCTTCCCACCAATAAGGTGACAGAGGTGCAGAGAACGGATCTGGTTGGTGAATTTGTTGGTCATACAGGGCCAAAGACAAGGAGAAAG ATCCAAGAAGCTGAAGGGGGGATTCTTTTTGTTGATGAAGCCTATCGATTAATACCTATGCAGAAGTCGGATGACAAGGACTATGGTTTGGAAGCACTAGAAGAGATAATGTCTGTTATGGACAGCGGGAAAATTGTAGTAATTTTTGCAGGTTACAGTGAACCAATGAAGCGCGTGATCACTTCTAATGAAGGTTTCTGTAGAAGAGTAACAAAGTTTTTCCATTTTGATAACTTTAGCTCTGAAGACCTTGCCACAATTCTTCATCTTAAAATGACCAATCAAGCTGATTGTAGCTTGCTATACGGATTCAAGTTGCATCCTTCATGTAGCGTTGATGCTGTTGCAGCACTTATCAAGGAAGGAACCACTGAAAAACAGCGCAAGGAGATGAATGGAGGTCTGGTCGATCCATTGCTAGTTAATGCAAGAGAGAATTTGGACCTGAGACTCAGTTTTGACTGTATAGACTCAGACGAACTACTAACAATTACTCCAGAGGATTTAAAAGCTGGTCTTCAATTGTTATCGCAAACAGGAGTAGCTTAG
- the LOC125861969 gene encoding proline-rich receptor-like protein kinase PERK1 has translation MSTPTPVTAPAPTSPPSNATSPPPSTPATAPPPASPTPPATAPPPASPTPPATAPPPSTPAQAPPPARTPTPPAATPPPASSASPPPPTTPAPSSNPPPSTTPAPSGSPSPPSTTPSTPSPPGSTPSPPAGGNSPPSPSGGSPSPPSGGRPSPPALSPPPSDEGSSGISTGVVVGIAIGGVLILAILSLLFIFCKKKKRRNHEPVNYYVPPPPPQGIKADPHGGQMQHWQQNPPPPADHFVTIPPTPSPPPAGGLLSSHAPPRAPSPQPQPYMNSSGASSNYSGSEIALPPPSPAMSLGFSQSTFTFEELVRATDGFSDANLLGQGGFGYVHKGILPNGKEVAVKQLKAGSGQGEREFQAEVEIISRVHHKHLVSLVGYCITGAQRLLVYEFVPNNTLEFHLHGKGRPPLDWPIRLKIALGSAKGLAYLHEDCQPKIIHRDIKAANILIDFNFEAKVADFGLAKLTSDVNTHVSTRVMGTFGYLAPEYASSGKLTDKSDVFSFGVMLLELITGRRPVDSTQSYIEDSLVDWARPLLTRALEDEKFDTLVDRRLENDYNHNEMARMVACCAACVRHSAKRRPRMTQVLRALEGDVSLSDLNEGIKPGHSTVYSSYTSSDYDTLQYNEDMKKFRKMALATSQEYASSDQYSNPTSEYGLNPSGSSSEGHQTAEMETGRMKKDSRGFSGSKGFSGTS, from the exons ATGTCAACTCCGACGCCGGTGACCGCTCCGGCTCCTACATCACCGCCTAGTAATGCTACTTCTCCTCCACCGTCGACTCCTGCAACAGCTCCTCCGCCGGCGTCTCCGACGCCCCCTGCAACAGCTCCGCCGCCGGCATCACCGACCCCACCGGCAACGGCTCCACCTCCATCGACTCCTGCTCAAGCTCCTCCACCAGCAAGAACTCCGACACCACCGGCAGCAACTCCTCCGCCGGCTAGTTCAGCCTCTCCCCCTCCACCAACTACACCTGCTCCGTCTTCCAATCCGCCTCCGTCAACAACTCCTGCTCCATCTGGGTCTCCTTCTCCACCATCCACCACCCCTTCAACCCCATCTCCTCCTGGTTCTACCCCGTCACCGCCGGCGGGAGGGAATTCTCCGCCATCACCTTCAGGGGGGTCTCCATCGCCACCTAGTGGAGGAAGACCATCACCGCCGGCGTTGTCTCCACCGCCGTCAGATGAAGGGTCATCGGGAATATCGACAGGGGTTGTTGTTGGAATTGCTATTGGGGGTGTTTTAATTCTTGCAATTCTGAGTTTGTTGTTCATATtttgcaagaagaagaaaaggagaaatCATGAACCAGTTAATTACTATGTTCCACCTCCACCACCACAAGGGATCAAAG CTGACCCTCATGGTGGGCAAATGCAACATTGGCAGCAAAATCCTCCACCTCCGGCAGATCATTTTGTTACAATCCCCCCTACACCGTCTCCTCCACCAGCAGGGGGGTTACTATCTTCACATGCTCCACCACGTGCACCTTCACCTCAGCCTCAACCTTACATGAACAGCAGTGGAGCTTCTTCAAATTATTCTGGGTCTGAAATTGCGCTTCCACCACCTTCCCCTGCCATGTCCTTAGGCTTCTCACAGAGCACATTCACATTCGAGGAATTGGTTCGGGCAACTGATGGCTTCTCAGATGCTAACCTTCTTGGACAAGGTGGTTTTGGTTATGTGCACAAAGGAATCCTTCCTAACGGGAAAGAAGTTGCAGTTAAACAGCTTAAGGCTGGAAGTGGACAAGGGGAGCGTGAATTTCAGGCGGAAGTTGAGATTATTAGCAGAGTACATCACAAGCATCTTGTGTCTCTTGTTGGATACTGCATTACTGGGGCTCAGAGACTGCTTGTTTATGAGTTTGTTCCAAACAATACTTTGGAATTTCATTTACACG GAAAGGGAAGGCCTCCTTTGGATTGGCCAATACGACTAAAGATTGCTCTAGGGTCAGCTAAAGGACTGGCATATCTGCATGAAGACT GCCAACCGAAAATCATTCACCGTGATATCAAGGCAGCTAATATACTTATCGACTTTAATTTTGAGGCTAAG GTTGCTGATTTTGGACTTGCCAAGCTAACTTCTGATGTTAATACTCATGTCTCCACCAGAGTGATGGGAACTTTTGG GTATTTGGCTCCAGAATATGCTTCCTCTGGAAAACTTACAGACAAGTCAGACGTATTCTCCTTTGGTGTAATGCTTCTTGAGTTGATAACTGGACGTCGGCCTGTTGACTCTACTCAATCATACATCGAAGATAGTTTGGTGGACTGG GCACGTCCATTACTCACACGAGCTTTAGAAGATGAAAAGTTTGATACCCTTGTTGATCGTCGGCTAGAAAATGATTATAACCATAATGAGATGGCTCGCATGGTTGCTTGTTGTGCTGCTTGTGTGCGTCATTCAGCAAAGCGTAGACCACGAATGACACAG GTTCTCCGAGCCTTGGAAGGAGATGTCTCGTTATCAGACCTTAACGAAGGGATTAAACCTGGACACAGCACAGTATACAGTTCATATACAAGTTCAGATTATGATACACTTCAATACAACGAAGACATGAAGAAATTCAGGAAGATGGCACTCGCGACAAGTCAAGAATATGCCAGCAGTGACCAGTACAGTAATCCGACGAGTGAATATGGGCTAAACCCGTCTGGATCAAGTAGCGAAGGCCATCAAACTGCGGAAATGGAAACGGGTCGGATGAAAAAAGACAGCAGAGGATTCAGTGGAAGTAAAGGCTTCAGTGGAACTTCTTAG